A section of the Artemia franciscana unplaced genomic scaffold, ASM3288406v1 Scaffold_6041, whole genome shotgun sequence genome encodes:
- the LOC136043447 gene encoding serine/threonine-protein phosphatase 6 regulatory ankyrin repeat subunit A-like: MYIPFESSLNLAASIGCTQAVESILKSGIDVNIRNSYGETPLYLAALEGHTETVECLVQSGADLNIKSWQGKTPLHVAAWNGHTETVEYLIQSGADVNVKSWNGNTPLHIAVWNGHTETVECRLQSGADFNAEIDNGTLNVSPLHWAALGGNAQTVECLLKYGAEVNARNDLDETPLHFAALGGYSQIVKCLLKYGAYVNSKDKYGKTALHYVSGSGDGVEWKKCVVTLLEHGSDIDITNGNDLTAFDVAVNEWKKCVVTLLEHGSDIDITNGNDLTAFDVAVNDIAVYFASHILKLRVANLYVSERNIRLSDKIQTSYPANELKDQFVRELQQMRSETIFCNITFYDIFIKGISSIELYTMNENSLKGLLKSSNWKTKFSMYNTIIKSRFRNSIERKVLLELANRSFNSLFNRFAELPHECAEQILSFLSNENLKNFINASEPLHKEW, from the coding sequence atgTACATTCCATTTGAGAGTTCACTTAATTTAGCAGCTTCAATAGGATGCACACAGGCTGttgaaagtattttaaagtctGGCATTgatgttaatataagaaatagTTATGGTGAAACTCCCCTTTATTTAGCAGCTTTGGAAGGACACACagagactgttgaatgtcttgTACAGTCTGGCGCTGATCTTAATATAAAAAGTTGGCAAGGTAAAACTCCACTTCATGTTGCAGCTTGGAATGGACACACAGAGACTGTTGAATATCTTATACAGTCTGGCGCTGATGTTAATGTAAAAAGTTGGAATGGTAACACTCCACTTCATATTGCAGTTTGGAATGGACACACAGAGACTGTTGAATGTCGTTTACAGTCTGGTGCTGATTTTAATGCAGAAATTGACAATGGTACATTGAATGTAAGTCCACTTCATTGGGCAGCTTTGGGGGGAAACGcacagactgttgaatgtcttttaaagtaTGGCGCTGAAGTTAATGCAAGAAATGACTTAGACGAAACTCCACTTCATTTCGCAGCTTTAGGAGGATACTCACAGATTGTTAAATGTCTTCTCAAATATGGAGCCTATGTTAACTCTAAGGACAAGTATGGCAAGACAGCGCTTCATTATGTTAGTGGTAGTGGAGATGGTGTGGAGTGGAAAAAGTGTGTTGTAACTCTTCTGGAGCATGGATCTGACATAGATATTACAAATGGAAATGACCTTACAgcttttgatgtagctgttaATGAGTGGAAAAAGTGTGTTGTAACTCTTCTGGAGCATGGATCTGACATAGATATTACAAATGGAAATGACCTTACAgcttttgatgtagctgttaATGATATTGCTGTTTATTTTGCAAGCCATATATTAAAACTGAGAGTAGCCAATTTATATGTAAGTGAAAGAAACATAAGGCTCTCAGACAAGATTCAGACAAGTTATCCTGCGAATGAGCTCAAGGATCAATTTGTAAGAGAACTACAACAAATGAGGAGTGAGacaatattttgtaatataacGTTCTATGACATTTTTATCAAAGGAATAAGCTCAATAGAACTATACACGATGaatgaaaattctttgaaaGGCTTACTGAAATCATCAAactggaaaacaaaattttcaatgtataacacaataataaaaagccGTTTCAGAAACAGCATAGAAAGGAAAGTGCTGCTTGAACTAGccaatagaagtttcaattctctCTTTAACAGATTTGCTGAGTTACCACATGAATGTGCTGAACAAATATTGAGCTTTCTAAGcaatgaaaacttgaaaaatttcataaatgcCTCTGAACCACTCCACAAAGAGTGGTAG